The window GCCGAGCTCAAGGAACGCGACCCGGCCGAGTCCACGGGCACAGCCCAGGTCCGAGCGGCGCAGCCCTCTGCGTGGGTTGAAGGGGCGGCAGCCCCTGGGGATGGGACGGGTAGGGGCGGCGGGGGCGGAACAGCCGACCGATCAGCCCACGTGCAGACGGACCCCGCCGTCAAACCCCTCGACCCGGATCTCCATGAGGTCCCGGACCACCACATCCGGCCCGTGGAACGCGGCCCGCGCCCCGACACCGACGACCCGCATCCCCGCCGCACGCCCCGCCTCGATCCCGGCCCCCGAGTCCTCGAAGACGACGCACTCGGCAGGGTCGACACCGAGTTCCGCCGCCCCCTTCAAGAACCCCTCCGGATCCGGCTTGCTCGCACCGACCGACTCGGCGGTCACCCGAACGCCCGGCAGCGCAAGCCCCGCCGCGTTCATCCGCGCCGTCGACAGCGCAACATCCGCCGAGGTCACCAGCGCATGCGGCACCCCCAGCCGCACCAGCGACGCCAAGAACTCCGCCGCGCCCGGGATCGCGAAGACCCCGTCCATGTCCGCGGTCTCCTCCGCGAGCATCCGCGCATTCTCGGCATGGTTCTGCGCCATGGGCCGCCCGGGCAGCAGCAACGCCATCGACGCATACCCCTGCCGCCCATGGACGACCTTCATGACCTCGTCCCCGTCCAGCCCGTGCCGATCGGCCCAACGGCGCCAGATCCGCTCCACGACGGCATCAGAGTTGACGAGGGTGCCGTCCATGTCGAGCAGGAGGGCGCGGGCGGTGAGCACGGTCGTGGCCGTCATCGGCAGCTCCAAAGCGCACGGGGCGAAAACCCACGGGGCGGAAAACCAAGGTGGTCCCGCCCGCCGGTCAGGGAAAACGGGCGGGAGCCACTTTGTTCCCTCACGGTACAAAACCATTCCATGATCCCGCCACCACCCCCGGCAAACGTTCACGAACCGTTCAGCTCACACGAAGATCACCCGAAGCTCACCCCGAAGCTCACCCGGCGATCGCCTCCCACAAGCTCCACACCCCGAGTCCCACCATCAACAACGCCGCCACCTGCGTAATCAACTTCAACGGCACCCGCTTCATCAGCGCCTTCCCCCCGACGATCCCCAGCCCGGCCACAGCCCACAGCGCCAGCACCGCCCCAAGCCCCACCGACAACGGATCGTCGTACCGCGCAGCCAGATTCGCCGTCATGATCTGCGTAAGATCACCGAACTCGGCAACGAGAATCAGCATGAACCCGGCCCCGGAGACCTTCCAGAAGGACTGGTTCTCCGGCTTACGGATCTCCTCGTCGTCCTCGTCCTTCTTCAGCAGCAGCATCGCCGCGCCACCCAGGAAGAGCACACCGGTCAGCGCGTGCACGATCTGCTGAGGCAGCAGCGTCAGGACACTGCCCGCCGCGACGGCCAGCGTCACATGCAGCGCAAACGCGGCGGCGACACCGACAAAGACGTACGACGCCCGATACCGCGTACCGAGCACAAGCCCCGCAAGCGCCGTCTTGTCCGGCAGTTCCGCGAGAAAGACGACGCCGAAGACGAGCGCCATCACACTGAAGCTGATCAAGGTTCCTCAATCGGTCGGGGCTGCCCCACCGAGAGTGCAGTAACTCCTCGAAAAGAAGACACCTCGGCACGGCAGCACACGGAAAATGCACTGCGTTGCCGAAGGTCTCGCTGGCAGGAACCCCGTCCAAAAAAGACGCGGTCCGCCTCCGGGCGCCGGCTCAGACGAGCTGAGCAGTATGTCGACGGTCCGGCGAAGAGCTACTCCCCTTCTGCGCCGACCATCCTACGTGATCGTTCGACCGTAAACCTTGTCATGTCATGCCCGCGTCATTAACTTCTCACGCAACGCACACCTGGAAGCAACACGGCGCCGCGAGGCTTCTCCCGCTCGCACGCCCAACACCCCCACACTCCAAGGGAGTTCGCATGCCGAAGTTCTACGCGCGTCGACGCCTGAGCATACTCGCCGCCTTCACCGGCCTCATAGCCTCCGTCGGCCTTTTCAACGGCCCGACCGCCTCCGCCGCCCTCCCCACCCCGGTCAGCGCCGCGACGGCCCGCACCTACCTCGCCTCCCTCACCGTGGCCACCGAGGACCGCACCGGCTACAACCGCGACCTCTTCCCGCACTGGATCACCCAGTCCGGCACCTGCAACACCCGCGAGGTCGTCCTCAAGCGCGACGGCACGAACGTCGTCCAGGACTCCGCCTGCGCCGCCGTCAGCGGCAGCTGGTACTCCCCGTACGAGGGCGCCACCTGGACCGCCGCCTCCGACGTCGACATCGACCACCTGGTCCCGCTGGCCGAGGCCTGGGACTCCGGCGCCGACAGCTGGACCACCTCCCGCCGCCAGTCCTTCGCCAACGACCTGACCCGCCCGCAGCTCATCGCGGTCACCGACAACGTCAACCAGTCCAAGGGCGACCAGGACCCGGCCACCTGGATGCCGTCGCGCACCGCCTACCGCTGCACCTACGTCCGCGCCTGGGTCCAGGTGAAGTACTACTACGACCTCTCCGTGGACTCCGCCGAGAAGAGCGCGCTCACCAGCTACCTGAACGCCTGCTGAACGAAGATCCCGGAACCTCCCCACCGGCCTCCGTCGTTCCGTACCGTACGGGGCGACGGAGGAAGGTGACCGCGTGGCTGAACTGCGGCTGGGACCGCTGCTGAGATACGCCGACGGCTCGTCCGCGACCGTCTGGGTCGAGACGAGCCGTCCGTGCACCGCCGAGGTGCGCGGCGAGCAGGGCGCGGGCGGCACGTCCCGGACCTTCCAGGTCGCGGGTCACCACTACGCGCTCGTCGAGGTGACCGGCCTCACACCGGGCACCTCACAGTCGTACGACGTCTTCCTCGACGGCACGCGCGTGTGGCCGCTCCCGGACTCCCGTTTCCCGCCCTCGGTGATCCGCACCCCGGCCGAGGACGACACCGTCCGGGTCGCCTTCGGTTCCTGCCGCTGGGCCGCCCCGCCGGAGGGTGAGAACGACCCGGTGGGCCCGGACGCCCTGGACACCCTCGCGGCCCGGATCGCGGCCGAGCCGGACGGTGAACGCCCGGACGTCCTGGTGCTGCTCGGCGACCAGGTGTACGCCGACGAGGTCTCCGAGGACACCCGCCGCTGGCTCGCCGCCCGCCGCGATCTGAGCGAGCCGCCGGGCAGCGAGGTGGCGGACTACGAGGAGTACACCCGCCTCTATTACGAGTCCTGGCTCGACCCCGAGGTGCGCTGGCTGCTGTCCACCGTCCCCAGTTGCATGATCTTCGACGATCATGACGTGATCGACGATTGGAACACCTCCGCCTCCTGGCTCGCCGAGATGCGGGCCACCCCCTGGTGGCGCGAGCGCCTGCTGAGCGGCCTGATGTCGTACTGGGTCCACCAGCACCTGGGCAATCTCACCCCGGCCGAGCTGGCCACCGACCCGCTCTACGCAGCCGTACGCGAAACCCCCGACGGCACCGACGAGTTGCGCGCCTTCGCCTGCGCGGCCGACGCCGACCCGGACTCCGTGCGCT of the Streptomyces sp. NBC_00287 genome contains:
- a CDS encoding HAD family hydrolase, whose product is MPMTATTVLTARALLLDMDGTLVNSDAVVERIWRRWADRHGLDGDEVMKVVHGRQGYASMALLLPGRPMAQNHAENARMLAEETADMDGVFAIPGAAEFLASLVRLGVPHALVTSADVALSTARMNAAGLALPGVRVTAESVGASKPDPEGFLKGAAELGVDPAECVVFEDSGAGIEAGRAAGMRVVGVGARAAFHGPDVVVRDLMEIRVEGFDGGVRLHVG
- a CDS encoding TMEM165/GDT1 family protein yields the protein MISFSVMALVFGVVFLAELPDKTALAGLVLGTRYRASYVFVGVAAAFALHVTLAVAAGSVLTLLPQQIVHALTGVLFLGGAAMLLLKKDEDDEEIRKPENQSFWKVSGAGFMLILVAEFGDLTQIMTANLAARYDDPLSVGLGAVLALWAVAGLGIVGGKALMKRVPLKLITQVAALLMVGLGVWSLWEAIAG
- a CDS encoding HNH endonuclease family protein, encoding MPKFYARRRLSILAAFTGLIASVGLFNGPTASAALPTPVSAATARTYLASLTVATEDRTGYNRDLFPHWITQSGTCNTREVVLKRDGTNVVQDSACAAVSGSWYSPYEGATWTAASDVDIDHLVPLAEAWDSGADSWTTSRRQSFANDLTRPQLIAVTDNVNQSKGDQDPATWMPSRTAYRCTYVRAWVQVKYYYDLSVDSAEKSALTSYLNAC
- a CDS encoding alkaline phosphatase D family protein; this encodes MAELRLGPLLRYADGSSATVWVETSRPCTAEVRGEQGAGGTSRTFQVAGHHYALVEVTGLTPGTSQSYDVFLDGTRVWPLPDSRFPPSVIRTPAEDDTVRVAFGSCRWAAPPEGENDPVGPDALDTLAARIAAEPDGERPDVLVLLGDQVYADEVSEDTRRWLAARRDLSEPPGSEVADYEEYTRLYYESWLDPEVRWLLSTVPSCMIFDDHDVIDDWNTSASWLAEMRATPWWRERLLSGLMSYWVHQHLGNLTPAELATDPLYAAVRETPDGTDELRAFACAADADPDSVRWSYRRDFGRVRLLMVDTRAARVLDEQHRAMIDPGEAEWLREQIHDGRGAYDHLLIGTSLPWLLPHLVHDAEAWDAALCRGERGERWARFGERLRRAADLEHWAAFPASFDALAEAIREAGSGPGAPATVCVLSGDVHHAYVAEPTWPGEGGPDARVVQLTCSPVHNSIPLYIRLGFRFGWSAVARALGRRIAGHGGVPRPPIDWRRTGGPWFGNQLMTLVMHGRSASLKLEQARPVKGGGARLRKVAESELTP